In one Saccharibacillus brassicae genomic region, the following are encoded:
- a CDS encoding RNA polymerase sigma factor, with protein sequence MDQTSEETERAVEAHTEEELFFGRIEVQQRRLYAIALSYLRSEADALEAVQEASCRAWIKRKKLQHPDRLSSWLIRIVINCCMDELRRRKRSFPAAEFEERQAEEMQSNDKVDLERAFGKMKPKYRHAVMLKYYQDMTTIEIAAVLRRPEGTIKTWVREGLKQLRKELGGGAEHE encoded by the coding sequence ATGGATCAAACGTCGGAGGAGACGGAGCGGGCCGTAGAAGCCCATACGGAAGAAGAACTTTTTTTCGGGCGGATCGAAGTGCAGCAGCGCAGACTGTACGCGATCGCCCTGAGTTACCTGCGCAGCGAAGCGGACGCACTGGAAGCGGTGCAGGAAGCTTCGTGCCGGGCCTGGATCAAACGGAAAAAATTGCAGCACCCGGACCGATTGTCCAGTTGGCTGATCCGGATCGTCATCAACTGCTGCATGGACGAACTGCGCCGAAGAAAACGGTCGTTTCCGGCCGCGGAGTTCGAGGAACGGCAGGCGGAAGAGATGCAAAGCAACGATAAGGTCGATCTGGAGCGGGCTTTCGGCAAAATGAAGCCCAAATACCGCCATGCGGTGATGCTCAAATATTATCAGGATATGACGACGATCGAGATCGCGGCCGTGCTGCGCAGGCCCGAAGGCACGATCAAGACTTGGGTACGCGAAGGACTGAAGCAGCTGCGCAAAGAATTAGGGGGAGGTGCCGAGCATGAATGA
- a CDS encoding lactonase family protein translates to MTALDHTRHFYVGTYASDTEEGLFHATLNTENGEMHVVSGLGGIENPSYLAISPNRRNLYAVSEKEYGEILSYTIDPDTKELNPNDRQSSEGSSPCFVEPTPDGKMLLAANYGGCVVAFAVRDRGVLEQTSRVRHTGSGPHPERQTEPHPHSFVSSPDGVYLFAPDLGTDRIAQYTLEDERLFNQGEIELPGGTGPRTMAFHPKGKWAYVTGELDNTVTMLDYDMQSGRLAPAQSEPLLPELQASDPANTAAHTAVSPCGRFVYVSNRGDDSITQFKTDLSNGRLTFVERVPSGGRVPRHFAITDGFLLAAHQDSGQIVSFAIGEEDGRLTPTGFALELNRPVCVCPLPDAADVTI, encoded by the coding sequence ATGACGGCACTGGATCATACCCGGCATTTTTACGTAGGCACTTACGCTTCGGATACCGAAGAAGGGCTGTTTCACGCCACCTTGAACACGGAGAACGGCGAAATGCACGTCGTATCCGGCCTGGGCGGCATCGAGAATCCTTCGTATCTGGCGATAAGCCCGAATCGGAGAAATTTATATGCGGTCAGCGAAAAAGAATACGGCGAAATCCTGTCCTACACGATCGACCCGGACACCAAAGAACTGAATCCCAACGACCGGCAGTCTTCCGAAGGTTCTTCGCCGTGCTTCGTCGAACCGACGCCGGACGGCAAAATGCTGCTCGCGGCCAATTACGGCGGCTGCGTCGTCGCGTTTGCGGTCCGGGACCGCGGCGTGCTCGAACAGACGAGCCGGGTTCGGCATACCGGGTCCGGCCCGCATCCCGAACGCCAGACCGAGCCGCATCCGCACTCGTTCGTTTCGTCGCCGGACGGCGTCTATCTGTTTGCGCCCGATCTCGGAACCGACCGGATCGCCCAGTACACGCTCGAAGACGAGCGGCTGTTCAATCAGGGAGAGATCGAACTGCCCGGAGGGACCGGCCCGCGCACGATGGCTTTTCATCCCAAGGGAAAATGGGCGTACGTCACGGGCGAGCTGGACAACACGGTGACGATGCTGGATTACGATATGCAAAGCGGGCGCCTGGCGCCGGCCCAGAGCGAACCGCTGCTGCCCGAGCTGCAGGCGTCCGATCCGGCGAATACGGCGGCGCATACGGCGGTATCGCCGTGCGGACGCTTCGTGTACGTCTCGAACCGGGGCGACGACAGCATTACGCAGTTCAAGACCGATCTGTCGAACGGACGGCTGACGTTTGTGGAACGCGTACCGTCGGGCGGCCGCGTGCCAAGGCATTTTGCGATTACGGACGGATTTTTGCTCGCGGCGCATCAAGACAGCGGCCAGATCGTTTCTTTTGCGATCGGGGAAGAAGACGGCCGACTGACGCCGACCGGCTTCGCGCTGGAACTTAATCGTCCGGTGTGCGTCTGCCCGCTGCCGGACGCGGCCGACGTCACGATCTGA
- a CDS encoding ArsR/SmtB family transcription factor has product MELDITEQSLPVYEALASKVRLNLLALLAERPMNVRELAEASNLSSAIMTMHVRKLETAGLIRTERMAGRGGARKVCSLAEDRIEITLPKAGSDRRSVHPVNVPIGHFTDWEVYPTCGLATTEKMIGQFDDPRFFLSPERVNASILWFGQGFVEYRAPNFLLSSQTPEELEISMEISSEAPGIDEDWPSDITFHLNGVDLGTWTSPGDYGRRRGNLTPAWWPNDINQYGLLKRLKINRTGTFMDGTPLSSVTLDQISPSSKEWKLRIGVRSEAQHVGGITLFGTGFGNYNQDILFRLYYRDALRPEPQS; this is encoded by the coding sequence ATGGAACTGGACATCACCGAACAATCGCTGCCCGTTTACGAAGCGCTCGCCAGCAAAGTCCGACTCAATCTGCTTGCCCTGCTTGCCGAGCGGCCGATGAACGTGCGGGAACTGGCCGAAGCTTCGAACCTCAGCAGCGCGATCATGACCATGCACGTGCGCAAGCTGGAGACGGCCGGGTTGATCCGGACCGAACGGATGGCCGGCCGCGGAGGCGCGCGCAAAGTCTGCTCGCTCGCCGAAGACCGCATCGAAATCACGCTGCCCAAAGCGGGCAGCGACCGGCGTTCCGTGCATCCGGTCAACGTGCCGATCGGCCATTTCACCGATTGGGAAGTCTATCCGACCTGCGGGCTGGCCACGACGGAGAAAATGATCGGCCAATTCGACGACCCGAGATTTTTCCTGTCGCCGGAACGGGTCAACGCTTCGATTCTGTGGTTCGGACAAGGCTTCGTCGAGTATCGCGCCCCGAATTTCCTGCTGTCCAGCCAGACGCCCGAAGAACTGGAAATTTCGATGGAGATTTCGTCCGAAGCGCCCGGCATCGACGAAGACTGGCCGTCGGACATTACCTTCCATCTGAATGGCGTCGATCTCGGCACGTGGACCAGCCCCGGCGATTACGGACGGCGGCGCGGCAACCTGACCCCGGCCTGGTGGCCAAACGATATCAACCAGTACGGACTGCTCAAGCGGCTCAAGATCAACCGGACCGGCACGTTCATGGACGGCACGCCGCTCTCTTCCGTGACGCTGGACCAGATCTCCCCGTCGAGCAAAGAATGGAAGCTGCGAATCGGCGTGCGCAGCGAAGCGCAGCACGTCGGCGGCATCACGCTGTTCGGCACCGGCTTCGGCAACTACAACCAGGACATCCTGTTCCGGCTGTATTACCGGGACGCGCTGAGGCCCGAACCGCAGAGCTGA
- a CDS encoding DUF4385 domain-containing protein, producing the protein MKAFDYELDYEQLDLRKQPELYRVGRGEQGVLLVQPYKGEILPHWRFKTPDIARESSEKIYAMFLAYKEEDDFVGMDMARKFLQMGYTRARRYTNYKGGRKYAENGTLSLSKGDPVKAESAAIFKQVWEKAKTDEDYVRMKDEHRAKYEK; encoded by the coding sequence ATGAAGGCATTCGACTACGAACTGGATTACGAACAACTGGATCTGCGCAAGCAGCCGGAGCTGTACCGCGTCGGGCGCGGCGAGCAGGGTGTGCTGCTCGTCCAGCCGTACAAAGGCGAGATTCTGCCGCACTGGCGGTTCAAGACGCCCGACATCGCGCGCGAGTCGTCGGAGAAGATCTACGCCATGTTTCTGGCCTACAAGGAAGAAGACGATTTCGTCGGCATGGACATGGCACGCAAGTTTTTGCAGATGGGCTATACGCGCGCAAGGCGGTACACCAACTACAAAGGCGGCCGCAAGTACGCGGAGAACGGCACGCTGTCGTTAAGCAAAGGTGATCCGGTCAAAGCCGAATCGGCGGCCATTTTCAAGCAGGTATGGGAAAAAGCGAAAACGGACGAAGATTACGTGCGGATGAAAGACGAGCACCGGGCGAAGTACGAGAAGTGA
- a CDS encoding DUF4179 domain-containing protein has product MNERELHRLRQDAEANARQAAELPQFKLDRTTRQGIGRGRVRARRRRTLYGAGGVLVLAAALLLTLAALRPGSVLEPEARIAANRDWGAFEAFREAAEGDSALISALNRGEVRPVGTTVERQGYTVTLDGVAADSRSTVVLYSVTNKSGQQARIGDASVVYGRSGSESGSTQSGESLLESGGTSYHVLSSTSLEGQAGSASALRLILTSGDAKARLSSTNKYRTEIEMPFTLDRAALAARERTIQQERVLTIDGQEIRVTRLLSTPLGIYVDIDYAASNSKRIFGLIAPTLTIEQKGEAETLETVGSLNDALRFPGTALTRPDSVTLHIEGISALERDKLKLVADTEQMRIIRAPDAKISVEAAEPQYGGSGSIAFRRAGSLPEGMAGNMLLGSTFTDGSGARHELDSSGQGFTSRMTTGPEGDVTVTRDYFGIGTESWPQPLTFEIENYPNPILQKGSLRID; this is encoded by the coding sequence ATGAATGAACGGGAATTGCACAGACTGCGCCAGGACGCCGAAGCCAACGCCAGACAGGCCGCCGAACTGCCGCAGTTCAAGCTCGATCGGACGACGCGGCAGGGAATCGGCCGGGGACGCGTGCGGGCCCGGCGCCGCAGAACGTTGTACGGCGCCGGCGGAGTGCTGGTTCTCGCCGCCGCGCTGCTGCTGACGCTCGCTGCGCTGCGTCCGGGAAGCGTGCTGGAGCCGGAGGCACGCATTGCCGCGAACAGGGATTGGGGCGCGTTCGAAGCGTTCCGGGAAGCAGCCGAAGGCGATTCCGCCTTGATCAGCGCTTTGAATCGCGGGGAAGTGCGGCCGGTCGGAACGACGGTGGAGAGACAAGGTTATACGGTCACGCTGGACGGAGTGGCGGCGGACAGCCGCTCGACGGTCGTCCTGTACAGCGTGACGAACAAGAGCGGTCAACAGGCCCGCATCGGCGACGCTTCGGTCGTGTACGGCCGTTCCGGGTCCGAAAGCGGCAGTACGCAGAGCGGAGAGAGTCTCCTCGAATCGGGCGGAACTTCGTATCACGTGCTGTCTTCTACCTCGTTAGAAGGGCAGGCCGGTTCCGCGTCCGCGCTTCGGTTGATCTTGACGTCCGGCGACGCGAAGGCCAGGCTCTCCAGCACGAATAAATACCGGACGGAAATCGAGATGCCGTTTACCTTGGATCGGGCGGCGCTTGCCGCGCGGGAACGGACGATCCAGCAGGAACGGGTGCTGACGATCGACGGTCAGGAGATTCGGGTAACGCGCCTGCTGAGCACGCCGCTCGGGATTTATGTCGATATCGATTATGCAGCTTCCAACAGCAAGCGGATCTTCGGACTGATTGCACCGACGCTTACGATTGAGCAGAAGGGCGAAGCGGAGACGCTGGAGACAGTCGGTTCCTTGAACGATGCGCTGCGGTTCCCGGGTACGGCGCTTACCCGTCCCGATTCGGTCACGCTGCATATCGAAGGCATTTCCGCCCTGGAACGGGACAAGCTGAAGCTTGTCGCCGATACGGAGCAGATGCGAATCATCCGGGCGCCCGATGCGAAGATAAGCGTGGAGGCAGCCGAGCCGCAATACGGCGGCAGCGGATCGATCGCATTCCGAAGAGCCGGCAGCCTTCCCGAAGGCATGGCCGGGAACATGCTGCTCGGCAGTACGTTCACCGACGGCAGCGGAGCCCGGCATGAACTGGATTCTTCCGGGCAGGGTTTCACTTCCCGCATGACAACGGGACCGGAAGGCGACGTCACGGTGACGCGGGACTACTTCGGGATCGGCACGGAATCCTGGCCGCAGCCGCTGACGTTCGAGATCGAGAATTATCCGAATCCGATCCTGCAAAAAGGCAGCCTGCGGATCGATTGA